Proteins from one Dermacentor variabilis isolate Ectoservices chromosome 1, ASM5094787v1, whole genome shotgun sequence genomic window:
- the LOC142579425 gene encoding uncharacterized protein LOC142579425 — translation MATSGILFQAAAPSEATLQPQGRQRARRERQRTQAGGKRFARRRVLVIGVSNVGRAEECVKADGRVQVEAQAGKGMAEAMTKAREVVGDSTEGDLVIMHAGLNDVLKGRSQCLEKHTETGLRKLREASGRVHVTICTIPEGQGQTDQIERRVVEANRVIRSLSRRLAYSVMEVNRDVYGAGSRPFVEDGIHYSGATGKRIGGRTGRQTTAFLGGPRALKEAV, via the coding sequence ccccgagtgaggcgacgctgcagccacaggggcgccagcgggcgcgaAGAGAGCGGCAGCGGACACAGGCTGGCGGCAAACGGTTCGCACgcagaagggtcctggtgataggggtcTCCAACGTGGGGAGGGCTGAAGAATgcgtgaaggcggacgggcgagtgcaggtggaggcgcaagcggggaagggcatggcggaagcgatgaccaaggcgcgggaagtggTAGGCGACAGCACGGAGGGCGActtggtcattatgcatgctgggctcaatgacgtgcttaaggggagaagccagtgccttgagaagCACACTGAGACTGGGCTgcgtaagcttagagaggcctccgggagggtgcatgtgaccatatgcactatcccagaagGCCAGGGCCAGACTGACCAgatagaaaggagggtggttgaggccaatcgggtcattagaaGTCTTAGCCGACGACTCgcgtacagcgtgatggaggtcaacagggacgtgtacggagcCGGCTCCCGGCCTTTTGTggaggatggcattcactacagtggtgctactggcaaaaggatagggggcaggacgGGTCGCCAgacaacagcttttttagggggacccagagccctgaaagaagcagtgtag